The following coding sequences lie in one Cannabis sativa cultivar Pink pepper isolate KNU-18-1 chromosome 5, ASM2916894v1, whole genome shotgun sequence genomic window:
- the LOC133038041 gene encoding secreted RxLR effector protein 161-like yields MTTPNISFAVSRLNQFMQNPTSEHSGACKRILRYLSNTQDISLTFRLSPRLDLQGFTDADWAGCHDDRKSTLGYYIFLGGNSINWCSKKQTVVARFSIEFEYRALALATSELIWIEYILVELNIHLP; encoded by the coding sequence ATGACCACACCCAATATCTCATTTGCAGTTAGTAGACTCAACCAATTTATGCAGAACCCAACTTCTGAACATTCGGGAGCTTGTAAAAGAATCTTAAGATATCTATCTAACACTCAAGACATCAGTTTAACATTCAGACTCTCCCCTAGACTGGATCTTCAAGGCTTCactgatgctgattgggcagggTGTCATGATGATAGGAAATCAACATTAGGCTATTACATATTTTTAGGAGGAAATTCAATCAATTGGTGCTCCAAGAAGCAAACTGTTGTTGCTAGATTTAGCATAGAATTTGAATACCGTGCATTAGCATTAGCCACCTCAGAACTGATTTGGATTGAATATATACTTGTTGAACTCAACATTCATCTACCTTAA